One part of the Thiothrix nivea DSM 5205 genome encodes these proteins:
- the rsxB gene encoding electron transport complex subunit RsxB, which yields MSAILMLMTLGLVLGGLLGVAARYLKVEGNPLQAEIESLLPGSQCGQCGYPGCSPLAEAVASGQAPVTACPPGGKALAEILAAKLGVSIDLSGVEDKGPMIAYVHENLCIGCTKCFKRCPTDAILGGPKQIHAVFADACTGCEKCFDVCPTECIEMRPLTPTLQTWYWPSPAVAVA from the coding sequence ATGAGTGCAATTCTGATGCTGATGACTCTGGGGCTGGTGCTGGGCGGTTTGCTGGGTGTTGCGGCCCGCTACCTGAAGGTGGAAGGCAACCCGTTGCAGGCTGAAATTGAATCCTTACTGCCCGGTTCGCAATGTGGGCAGTGCGGTTATCCCGGCTGCTCGCCATTAGCGGAAGCGGTTGCCAGCGGGCAGGCTCCGGTGACGGCTTGCCCGCCTGGTGGCAAGGCATTGGCGGAAATATTGGCGGCGAAACTGGGTGTGAGTATTGATCTCTCCGGTGTGGAAGACAAAGGGCCAATGATTGCCTACGTGCATGAAAACCTGTGCATCGGTTGCACTAAATGTTTCAAACGCTGTCCAACTGATGCGATTTTGGGTGGGCCAAAGCAGATTCATGCGGTATTTGCCGATGCTTGCACGGGTTGCGAGAAGTGCTTTGATGTGTGCCCGACTGAATGCATTGAAATGCGCCCGCTGACACCGACTTTACAAACTTGGTATTGGCCGAGTCCGGCTGTGGCAGTTGCCTGA
- the rsxA gene encoding electron transport complex subunit RsxA: protein MEYFMLLLGTVLVNNVVLVKFLGLCPFMGVSKQIDSAIGMGMATTFVLTLASVAGWMLEHWVLQPLDLGFLRILSFILVIAATVQFTEMVIKKISPALYQVLGIFLPLITTNCAVLGVALLNVQEQHSFVQTLLYGFGSAVGFTLVLVIFAGLRERLALAQVPAAFSGLPIAFVVAGLLSLAFMGFAGLAAH, encoded by the coding sequence ATGGAATACTTCATGCTCCTGCTGGGAACCGTACTGGTGAATAACGTGGTGCTGGTCAAGTTCCTCGGCCTGTGCCCGTTCATGGGCGTTTCCAAACAGATTGATTCCGCCATTGGCATGGGCATGGCGACCACCTTCGTGCTGACGCTGGCCTCGGTGGCAGGCTGGATGCTGGAACATTGGGTGTTGCAACCGCTTGATCTGGGTTTCCTGCGTATCCTGTCTTTCATCCTGGTGATTGCCGCGACGGTGCAGTTTACCGAAATGGTGATCAAGAAGATTTCGCCCGCGCTGTATCAGGTGCTGGGGATTTTCCTGCCGCTGATTACCACCAATTGCGCGGTGCTGGGCGTGGCGCTGTTGAACGTGCAGGAACAGCACAGTTTTGTGCAAACCCTGTTGTATGGCTTTGGGTCGGCGGTGGGTTTCACGCTGGTGCTAGTGATTTTTGCCGGTTTACGCGAACGGCTGGCACTGGCGCAGGTGCCGGCGGCCTTCAGTGGCTTGCCGATTGCGTTTGTGGTGGCCGGTCTGCTGTCGCTGGCGTTCATGGGCTTTGCCGGTCTGGCGGCGCATTGA
- the nifA gene encoding nif-specific transcriptional activator NifA, protein MTDRHDSAQLERTLTLLEDELACIYEVSKVLNRSLNLHESLREVLRVLHEQGQLEHGMVSLLDEASGDLLLCELHRQNKPTVENVRYRSGEGIMGLVMEMDKPLIIRKLADEPRFLDRLGVYNSALPLIAVPIRARGDEIVGVLAAQPPAELHVLAERRRFLEMVGNLIGQNVVLVTQVASDKQELQKERDSLRRKVKGESGFANLIGRTRVMQIVFDQARQVAKWNTTVLIRGESGTGKELIANAIHYHSPRANNAFVKLNCAALPDNLLESELFGHEKGAFTGAVSQRKGRFEQADGGTLFLDEIGEITPAFQAKLLRVLQEGEFERVGGSKTLQVDVRVIAATNRNLEEEVRAGDFREDLYYRLNVMPIIMPPLRERLEDVPDLARFLVNKISQKQGRPLEIGDSAIRALMHHGWPGNVRELENCMERAAILSPDGHIDAQVIRLSGLDSAPAYSMSESNGSTNNAKIDLNDPDIDERERVIAALEEAGWVQAKAARLLNMTPRQIAYRIQTLNIQVRQI, encoded by the coding sequence ATGACCGACCGGCATGATTCCGCACAACTGGAGCGCACCCTAACCCTGCTGGAAGACGAGCTGGCCTGCATTTATGAAGTCAGCAAGGTGCTTAACCGCTCCCTGAATCTGCACGAAAGCCTGCGTGAAGTGCTGCGCGTGCTGCATGAACAAGGGCAGCTGGAACACGGCATGGTCAGCTTGCTGGATGAAGCCAGCGGCGACCTGTTGCTGTGCGAACTGCACCGGCAGAACAAGCCGACTGTGGAAAACGTGCGCTACCGTTCCGGCGAAGGCATCATGGGGCTAGTCATGGAAATGGACAAACCCCTGATCATCCGCAAACTGGCTGATGAACCGCGCTTCCTCGACCGGCTGGGCGTGTACAATTCCGCCCTGCCTCTGATTGCGGTGCCAATCCGCGCACGTGGCGATGAAATCGTTGGCGTACTGGCAGCGCAGCCCCCGGCAGAGCTGCATGTATTGGCCGAACGTCGCCGCTTCCTCGAAATGGTTGGCAACCTGATTGGTCAGAATGTGGTACTCGTCACCCAGGTCGCCAGCGATAAACAGGAACTGCAAAAAGAACGCGACTCATTGCGCCGCAAGGTCAAGGGCGAATCCGGCTTCGCCAACCTGATTGGCCGCACCCGCGTGATGCAGATCGTGTTTGATCAGGCACGACAGGTGGCGAAATGGAACACCACCGTGCTGATCCGTGGCGAGTCCGGTACCGGTAAAGAGCTTATCGCTAACGCCATCCACTACCATTCCCCGCGTGCCAACAATGCTTTCGTCAAACTCAACTGCGCCGCCCTGCCCGACAACCTGCTGGAGTCGGAACTGTTCGGCCATGAAAAAGGCGCATTTACCGGCGCGGTCAGCCAGCGCAAAGGGCGTTTCGAGCAAGCTGACGGCGGCACGCTGTTCCTCGACGAAATCGGTGAAATCACCCCCGCTTTCCAGGCCAAGTTGCTACGGGTATTGCAGGAAGGCGAATTCGAGCGCGTCGGTGGCAGCAAAACCTTGCAGGTCGACGTGCGCGTGATCGCCGCCACGAATCGCAATCTGGAAGAGGAAGTGCGCGCGGGCGATTTCCGCGAAGACCTGTATTACCGCCTCAACGTCATGCCTATCATCATGCCGCCGTTGCGCGAACGGCTGGAAGACGTGCCCGACCTCGCCCGCTTTCTGGTCAACAAAATCAGTCAGAAACAGGGGCGACCACTGGAAATCGGCGACAGCGCCATCCGTGCCCTCATGCACCATGGCTGGCCGGGCAATGTGCGTGAGCTGGAAAACTGCATGGAACGCGCCGCCATCCTCAGCCCCGACGGGCACATTGACGCGCAGGTGATCCGCCTCAGCGGGCTGGACAGCGCCCCGGCGTATTCAATGTCGGAAAGCAACGGTTCCACCAATAACGCAAAGATCGACCTGAATGACCCTGATATTGACGAACGTGAGCGCGTCATCGCCGCATTGGAAGAAGCCGGTTGGGTGCAAGCCAAAGCTGCCCGCTTGCTGAACATGACGCCACGACAAATTGCCTACCGTATCCAGACTCTAAATATTCAAGTACGGCAAATCTGA
- a CDS encoding transposase, whose amino-acid sequence MEPRLEDAKAGKRAVFFVDAAHFVLAPFLGFLWCFTRLFIRAPAGRQRYNVLGALNAITHELITVTNDSYINADSVCLLLRQIHAMALDIPVTLVLDNARYQRCQRVQGLGETVAVPARLLTQPEPD is encoded by the coding sequence TTGGAACCACGCCTTGAGGACGCCAAAGCCGGGAAACGCGCCGTTTTCTTTGTCGATGCCGCCCATTTTGTACTCGCCCCATTCCTGGGGTTCCTGTGGTGCTTTACCCGGCTGTTCATCCGTGCCCCTGCCGGACGCCAGCGTTACAATGTACTCGGTGCGTTAAATGCCATCACGCATGAACTGATCACCGTCACCAATGACAGCTACATCAATGCCGACAGTGTTTGCCTGTTGCTCAGGCAAATCCATGCCATGGCCTTGGACATTCCGGTGACGCTGGTGCTGGACAATGCCCGTTACCAGCGTTGCCAACGGGTGCAGGGCTTGGGGGAAACCGTTGCTGTTCCTGCCCGCTTACTCACCCAACCTGAACCTGATTGA
- a CDS encoding proline--tRNA ligase: MRVSRFPISTLRETPADAEVISHQLMLRAGMIRRLASGLYTWMPYGLRVLRKVEAIVREEMNNAGAIEVLMPSVQPAELWQESGRWEKYGAELLRIKDRHARDFCYGPTHEEIITDYARKELGSYKQLPVNFYQIQTKFRDEVRPRFGVMRAREFLMKDAYSFHLTQESLQETYDAMFAAYSRIFQRLGLDFRPVQADTGSIGGNASHEFHVLAESGEDAIAFASGSNYAANIELAEAVALLAERAAPSEDMREVDTPNAKTIEELVTQFGLPVEKTVKTLIVAAADDVDADFVALLVRGDHTLNEIKAEKLPEVASPLRFAREDEIRAIIGAGPGSLGPVNLPIPCIADRTVANMADFGAGANSDGKHYFGINWGRDVALPAVADLRNVVAGDPSPDGCGTLSIVRGIEVGHIFQLGRKYSEAMNATVLDESGRAQVMTMGCYGIGVSRVVASAIEQNNDGYGIRWPDAIAPFTVVIAPLNMQKSPEVAAKAEDLYAQLQAAGVDVLLDDRALRPGAMFADHELLGIPHRVIISERGLQAGEIEYKARSGGDAQKVPLAEALSFIQGCLQG, translated from the coding sequence ATGCGTGTATCCCGATTCCCCATTTCCACCCTGCGTGAAACCCCGGCGGATGCTGAAGTCATCAGTCACCAACTGATGTTGCGGGCGGGCATGATCCGCCGCCTTGCCTCCGGCCTGTATACCTGGATGCCCTATGGCTTGCGTGTGCTACGCAAGGTCGAGGCCATCGTGCGCGAAGAGATGAACAACGCCGGAGCCATCGAGGTGCTGATGCCATCGGTACAGCCAGCGGAGCTGTGGCAGGAATCAGGGCGTTGGGAAAAATACGGGGCGGAACTGCTGCGCATCAAGGATCGCCACGCGCGGGATTTCTGCTACGGCCCGACCCACGAGGAAATCATCACCGACTACGCACGCAAGGAACTCGGCAGCTACAAGCAATTGCCAGTCAATTTCTACCAGATCCAGACCAAGTTCCGCGATGAAGTGCGCCCGCGTTTTGGCGTGATGCGCGCACGCGAATTCCTGATGAAGGATGCCTACTCCTTCCACCTGACGCAGGAGTCCTTGCAGGAAACCTACGACGCCATGTTTGCCGCTTACTCACGCATTTTCCAGCGGCTGGGGCTGGATTTCCGCCCGGTGCAGGCGGATACCGGCTCCATCGGCGGCAATGCCTCGCACGAATTCCACGTACTGGCGGAATCCGGGGAAGATGCCATCGCGTTTGCCAGCGGCAGCAACTACGCCGCCAACATCGAGCTGGCCGAAGCGGTTGCGCTGCTGGCTGAGCGTGCTGCGCCATCCGAAGACATGCGCGAAGTCGACACCCCCAACGCCAAAACCATCGAGGAGCTGGTCACACAATTCGGCTTACCGGTCGAAAAAACGGTCAAGACCCTGATCGTGGCCGCTGCAGATGATGTTGATGCTGATTTCGTGGCGCTGCTGGTACGTGGCGACCATACCCTCAACGAAATCAAGGCGGAAAAGCTGCCGGAAGTCGCTTCCCCGCTACGCTTCGCCCGCGAAGACGAAATCCGCGCCATTATCGGTGCAGGCCCTGGCTCCCTCGGCCCGGTCAACCTGCCCATTCCGTGCATTGCCGACCGCACGGTTGCCAACATGGCTGACTTTGGCGCTGGTGCCAATAGCGACGGCAAGCACTATTTCGGCATCAACTGGGGACGCGATGTGGCGCTGCCAGCAGTTGCCGACCTGCGCAATGTGGTGGCGGGTGACCCTAGCCCAGATGGTTGCGGCACGCTCTCCATCGTGCGCGGCATCGAGGTTGGCCACATCTTCCAGTTGGGCAGGAAATATTCCGAAGCCATGAACGCCACGGTGCTGGATGAAAGTGGCCGTGCGCAGGTGATGACCATGGGCTGTTATGGCATCGGCGTTTCCCGTGTGGTTGCTTCCGCCATTGAGCAGAACAATGACGGATACGGCATCCGTTGGCCGGACGCGATTGCGCCGTTTACTGTGGTTATTGCGCCCTTAAACATGCAGAAGTCGCCGGAAGTCGCCGCCAAGGCCGAAGATCTGTATGCGCAATTACAGGCGGCGGGCGTGGATGTGTTGCTGGATGACCGTGCGCTGCGCCCCGGCGCGATGTTTGCCGACCATGAGCTGCTGGGTATTCCGCATCGCGTGATCATTTCCGAGCGCGGTTTGCAGGCGGGCGAAATCGAGTACAAGGCACGCAGCGGCGGGGATGCACAGAAAGTGCCGTTGGCCGAAGCGTTATCCTTTATTCAGGGATGCTTGCAAGGCTGA
- the nifL gene encoding nitrogen fixation negative regulator NifL encodes MPNQIIATPLNELHADFTGIPGFEHVGPGLSLQAILETVEQAPVAISITDTRANILYVNANFETLTGYTRHEISGQNESVLSCKTTPLELYRELWRTIQSGKVWRGALVNRTKDGKSYLAEVTIAPVTDAKGQVTNFLGMHRDITTLHQLEQELKHQKALSETILDLAPTIVVLLDSKRNVLLDNQTYKQLKAGFGDTEPAHLFMDALADRLGDNPFGGFNDIQVRFDAPNGAECWFAVSGIQVEELDHAAQSYFKAGNESGHYLLLVATDITTRKAEAERARLQQLKVQMAEQELTQSIRETLSGAIFQLETPVNVIQAALSMPHSSPEALYPILRQVLDSSQRAIDAMRKVLPRVEQERHFLVNINQTLKDLLVISTDRLLSVGAVVEWKPEPVLPAINGSEASLRRMFHYLLDNALLSLEEAGRKNPELHIHTCLKDDTIFVEITDNGVGIPPKQRLKVFEPFQSAWKRGRGKAGMGLSMAQEIVNSHGGGIRIDPDYTDGCRILINLPIKYRSEAME; translated from the coding sequence ATGCCGAACCAGATAATTGCGACACCGCTGAACGAACTGCACGCGGATTTCACCGGCATTCCCGGTTTCGAGCATGTCGGCCCCGGCCTGTCGCTGCAAGCCATCCTCGAAACCGTGGAACAGGCTCCGGTAGCGATTTCCATCACCGACACCCGCGCCAACATCCTCTACGTCAACGCCAATTTCGAGACACTGACCGGCTACACCCGCCATGAAATCAGCGGGCAGAACGAATCCGTCCTTTCCTGCAAAACCACCCCGCTGGAGCTGTACCGCGAACTGTGGCGAACCATCCAGAGCGGCAAGGTATGGCGCGGCGCACTGGTCAACCGCACCAAGGATGGCAAAAGCTATCTGGCAGAAGTCACCATCGCCCCGGTCACAGACGCCAAAGGGCAAGTCACCAACTTCCTCGGGATGCACCGCGACATCACCACCCTTCACCAACTGGAGCAGGAACTCAAGCACCAGAAAGCACTGTCGGAAACCATTCTCGACCTCGCCCCCACCATCGTGGTGCTGCTGGACAGCAAACGCAACGTGCTGCTCGACAATCAGACGTACAAACAACTCAAAGCCGGTTTTGGTGATACCGAACCCGCCCACCTGTTCATGGATGCCCTCGCCGACCGGCTGGGAGACAATCCCTTCGGCGGTTTCAACGACATACAGGTGCGCTTCGATGCCCCCAACGGCGCAGAATGCTGGTTCGCCGTGTCCGGCATTCAGGTGGAAGAACTCGACCACGCCGCGCAAAGCTATTTCAAGGCTGGCAATGAAAGCGGCCACTACCTGCTGCTGGTTGCCACCGACATCACCACCCGCAAGGCCGAAGCCGAACGCGCCCGCCTCCAGCAACTCAAGGTACAGATGGCGGAACAGGAACTGACCCAAAGCATCCGCGAAACCCTGTCCGGAGCCATTTTCCAACTGGAAACACCCGTCAACGTCATCCAGGCCGCGCTATCCATGCCACACTCCTCGCCGGAAGCGCTCTACCCCATTCTGCGACAGGTGCTGGACTCCTCACAACGCGCCATCGACGCCATGCGCAAAGTGCTGCCGCGTGTTGAGCAGGAGCGTCATTTCCTGGTCAACATCAATCAGACACTCAAGGATTTGCTGGTCATTTCCACTGATCGTCTGCTCTCTGTCGGCGCGGTAGTGGAATGGAAGCCGGAACCCGTGCTGCCCGCCATCAATGGCAGCGAAGCCTCGTTGCGCCGCATGTTCCACTACCTGCTTGATAACGCCCTGCTGTCACTGGAGGAGGCCGGGCGCAAAAACCCGGAGCTACACATCCACACCTGCCTGAAGGATGACACCATTTTCGTGGAAATTACCGACAACGGTGTTGGCATCCCCCCCAAACAGCGCCTGAAAGTGTTTGAACCCTTCCAAAGCGCCTGGAAACGCGGGCGGGGCAAGGCCGGCATGGGTCTGAGCATGGCGCAGGAAATCGTCAACAGCCACGGCGGAGGCATCCGCATCGACCCGGATTACACCGATGGCTGCCGCATCCTGATCAACCTGCCGATCAAATACCGAAGCGAGGCCATGGAATGA
- a CDS encoding transposase — protein MLFLPAYSPNLNLIERLWKFVKKECLYSRYHETFAGFTQTIDACLAQTHTTHKKALDSLLTLNFQTFGKSAIMGG, from the coding sequence TTGCTGTTCCTGCCCGCTTACTCACCCAACCTGAACCTGATTGAACGCTTATGGAAGTTTGTGAAAAAGGAATGCCTGTATTCCCGCTACCATGAAACCTTTGCCGGGTTTACCCAGACCATTGATGCATGTTTGGCGCAAACCCACACGACCCATAAGAAAGCACTGGATTCATTGCTAACCCTCAATTTTCAGACCTTCGGAAAATCAGCAATTATGGGCGGTTAA
- a CDS encoding ISL3 family transposase — MLDYTHCRCCGRKISDFHGYDRPIRLQHLLIFERKVLIELRPKRYRCRHCEGDPTTTQQLDWYTPNSPHTKALD; from the coding sequence ATGCTGGATTACACGCATTGCCGTTGCTGCGGCCGCAAAATCAGTGATTTTCATGGTTACGACCGCCCCATCCGTTTACAGCATCTGCTGATTTTTGAGCGCAAGGTCTTGATTGAACTGCGTCCCAAACGCTACCGTTGCCGCCATTGCGAAGGTGACCCGACCACCACGCAGCAACTGGATTGGTATACCCCCAACAGCCCGCATACCAAAGCCCTGGACTAG